GTCCGATCCTGGTCGGCACGGACGGTTCCGAAGACTCCGACGCTGCCGTCCAGTTCGGTTTCGAGGAGGCGCAGCGGACCCGCAGCGACCTGCAGGTCGTCTACTGCTGGCAGCCCTTGGGCCGCAACGAGGTGTCGATCGACGACGCCGAGGAGTTGCTGAAGGACTGGCTCGCCGAGAGCCTGGCGCCGTACCGCGACAAGTTCCCCGGCGTGCGGGTGCGGGCCGAGGTCGTCGCCGGCCGGGCGGCCGCCGTACTGGCCGAACGGAGCAGCGGCTGCTCGATGGTCGTCGTCGGCTCGCGAGGCCGTGGTGGAGTCAGGGGTCTGCTGCTCGGCTCTGTCAGCCAGAACCTGCTGCACCACGCGAACTGCCCCATCGCCGTCGTCCGTCCCCCGAGGGAGCAGCGATGAGACACCGGCTGACCGTCGCGGACGTCATGACGACCGATGTCGTCACGGTGCCCGAGCACGCGGGATTCAAGGTGGTGGCCGAAACACTGGCCGAGCACCACATCAGCGCCGTACCGGTGATCGGCAGCGCCGGCACCGTGGTGGGCGTGGTGTCGGAGACGGACCTGCTGCGCAAAGAGGAGTTCCAGCGGGCAGCGGAGGCGCCCTGGGTGTCGCGCTGGTGGCAGCGCCGGCGCCGGGCGAAGGCGGCCGCGGTGACGGCGGGGGAGTTGATGACCCGTCCGGCGGTCACCGTGGTGCGGGATTCGACCATCGACGAGGCAGCCCGGCTGATGGCTGCCCGGGACATCACCCGGCTGGTCGTGACCGATGCCGACGGCTACTTCCTGGACGGCATCGTGACGCGGTCGGACCTGCTGAGCGCCTATGTCGCCACCGACCGCGAGATCCTCCGGCGGGTCCGGCTGGACGTGCTCCAGCACGCGCTGTGGGACGACCCGTTCGGTGTGGAGGTGTCGGTGAGCGACGGTGTCGTGACGCTGGCCGGTGAGCTCGACAACCGGAGCCTGGTGCCGATCGCCGAGAAGCTGACCCGCGAGGTGGACGGCGTGGTCGATGTCCGCAACAACCTGACCTGGGCGTTCGACGACACCGTCACGACCCGGAATTGAAGGCATCATGTACAGCGTCGAGACCGTTCCTGCCCACCTCGAGCAGACCGCTGCCCAGGTGCTGGTCGCATCGCACCTGGGGAAGAGGTTCGGCGAACGAGTAGCGGTCGACGACGTCAGCTTCGCCGTGGCGGCGGGGGAGACCTACGGACTGCTCGGGCCGAACGGCGCAGGCAAGACGACCACCATCCGGCTGATCTGCGGACTGCTCCGCCCGGACGCAGGCCAGACCCTGATCGCGGGACAACCGGTCAGTACGACGGCGACCGCGGCGAAGAGCTGCATCGGCTATGTCCCGCAGGAGATCGCGCTGTACCCCGATCTGACCGCGCGGGAGAACCTGCGGTTCTTCGGCCGGCTCTACGGGCTGCACGGCAAGGCGCTGAACCACCGGGTCGGCAAGGTCCTCGAACTGATCGGGCTGTCGGAACGCGGCCGTGACCGGGTCGAGTCGTTCTCGGGCGGGATGAAGCGCCGGCTGAACATCGGCGCCGGGCTGCTGCACGAGCCCACCCTGCTGGTCCTCGACGAGCCGACCGTGGGTGTCGACCCGCAGAGCCGGCATGCCGTGATGGAGAGCGTGCGATCCTTCGGCGCGGCGGGGATGGCGGTGCTCTACACGACGCACTACATGGAGGAGGCCGAGCGCCTGTGCGACCGGGTCGGCATCATCGACCACGGCCGATTGGTTGCCGAGGGCACCCGTCGCGAGCTGGTCGCGCAGCTCGGCGAGCACGACCACATCCAGCTGACCGCGACCGGTGATCTCGCCGCCCTGGCCGATCGTTGCCGTGCCATCGAAGGAATCGACCGGGCCGATGTCAAGGACGGTCAGGTCCAGTTGCTGGCCGTCGAGGGACGCCGGCTGCTGCCCGCCGTACTGGAGGCCGCGGAGCGGATCGGTACGACGGTGCGGTCGGTCGAGGTCGCCGAGCCCGACCTGGAAGCGGTGTTCCTGCACCTCACCGGCACCGCCCTGCGGGAGTGATCGTGAACGCCGCACTCGTGATCGCCGCCAAGGATCTGCGCCAGCGCCTCCGGGACCGCTCGGCCATCGTCCTCGGCTTCGTCGCGCCCGTCCTGGTGGCGGCCTTGATGAGTTTCGCCTTCTCGTCCGTGGAGGCGTTCCATGCCGATGTCGCGTTCGTGGACAACGACCACGGGCAGATCGCGGTCGCCCTGCGGACGGCCTTGACCAGCCCGGAACTGTCCGACGTCCTGACCATCGAATCGGTCGCCACCGAGCAGCAGGCCCGCCAGTTGGTGGACGACGGCGACGCCGGTGCCGGACTGGTGGTCCCCGCCGGCTTCAGCGCGGCGGCAGTGGGCGACGAACCGATCGGCCTGACCGTGCTCGGCAGCCCTGACAGTCCCCTCGAGGCGCAGGTGGCGAAGGCCGTCGCGGATGCCTATGTCGCGCAGCTCAACGCCGACAGGCTCTCGGTGCATGCGGCGCTGGCGGCCGGCGTACCCGCTGGTCGTACGGCCGAGTTGGCCAAGGCGGTGGCCGGACTCAGGCTCCCTGAATCGGTCGAGGCTCGCGCGACGGGTTACCGGCAGCTGACGACAGCCAGCTACTACGCGCCGGCGATGGGCATCATGTTCGTCCTGTTCGCGATCGGCTTCACCGCTCACAGCTTCTTCGCCGAGCAACGTGGTGGAACCCTGGAGCGGATCAGCGCCGCACCGATCGGCCGTGGTGGCGTCCTGCTCGGCAAATCACTCGCGGCCTTCGCCTACAGCGTCGCGAGCCTGACCAGCCTTGCCGTGGTGTCGACACTCGCGTTCGACGCACAGTGGGGTCCACCGATCCCGGCCGCGGCGTTGATCTTGGCGATGTCGGCGGCGCTGGTGGCCCTGACTGCCTTGGTGATCACCGTCTCGCGCACGGAGCGGCAGGCCGACGGGATCGCCATGATGATCACTTTCACGTTGCTGCTGCTCGGTGGGAACTTCGTCCTGATCAGCCAGGCGCCTGAGCTGTTGCGCAAACTGGCTTTGCTGACACCGAACGGGTGGGCCCTGCGCGGCTTCACCGACCTCGCCACCGGCGCGGCCGCGACCACCGTGCTGCTGCCCGTGCTCGTGATCCTCGGGATGTCCGCGTTGGTCGGCCTGCTCGCCGGTGTGATCGGTCGTTGGAGGGCCGCCTCATGACCGCTCTCGCCGTCGCTGCCGCCTCACTTCGCCGGATGCTGCGGGATCGGACCGCGTTGTTCTTCGTCGTCCTGTTGCCGGTCCTGGTGATCGCCATCATCGGCACCGTGGTGCACAACCCGGGCGGCTTCCGGATCGGCGTACTGGCCACCCAGGCTTCGGGGCCGGCACTCGCCACTTCGCTGGTCGACGATCTCGGCGCGGCCGGCCCGGTCGAGCTCCAGACCGATGAGCAGACCGCCCGTACGGCGTTGCGCCGCGGCGAACTGGACGCAGTGGTGCTCGTTCCGGTCAACCTGGAAGCGGCTTTGCTGCGCGGTGACGATGTGGTGATCCCGGTGCTCGCCGGTGGGGCGGAGTCGACGCAGAGCGCAGTACGGTCTGCCATCTCCGCTGCGGTCGCCCGGCATGCGGAGCGGGTCCAGGCGGCGGCGTTCGCTGCCCGGCGTACGAACAGCACCGTCGCCGAACAGTTGCCTAGGGCCACTGCTTTGCAGCGGGTGACGCCACGCATCTCGGTCAGCACGGAGAACGTCGCGAGTGGGAGCGACTACCTGCCGCTAGGGTTTGGGTACAGCGCGCCGACCATGCTGGTGTTGTTCGTCTTCATCAACGCGCTGGCCGGTGGTGCGACGGTGGTGCAGACCCGACAGCTCGGTATCTACGGTCGCGCGCTGGCGGCACCGGTCCGGGCGCGCGACCTCGTTCTCGGCGAAGCCCTGTCCTACTTGACGTTCGCACTGCTCCAGTCGGCGCTGATCATCGGCACCGGCTCGCTGCTGTTCGGTGTCAGCTGGGGCAATCTGCCGGCGGCGATCGCGCTGGTCGTGACCTGGGCGCTGGTCGGCACCGGCGCGGGCATGCTCAGTGGTGCGGTCTTCAAGACACCCGACCAGGCGTCGGCGATCGGCCCGGTCGTCGGGATCGCGTTCGCCATGCTCGGCGGCTGCATGTGGCCGCTGGAGATCGTGCCGGCAACCGTGCGCACGGTCGGCCACGCGACACCGCACGCCTGGGCGGTGGACGCCTGGATCACCTTGCTGTCCCGCGCCGGCGGCCTCGCGGACATCGCGACGGATCTGGCCGTGCTGGCCGGCTTCGCCGCCGGAATGCTCGCGCTGGCCGCCGTTCTGCTCCGGCGCCGCCTGAGCAGCTAGTGCCTTCCATACACCACGGACACGCTTCAGAACTAGGGGCCTCTGGCCCTGTTCCGAACCGGGCCACTTCGGTTTTGATGGCACCGACAGGTTGATGCCGGGGGTCGTCCGTGGTCTGCGGACCGGTGGGAAGAGGTGACCTTGACGGATTCGCCGGCGACGCACGCCGTGGGTGAGCAGGCTGAGTTCGACCGGGCCGGGCTGGAGATCCTCACCGACGAGCAGTGCCTTGCGCTGTTGCCCACGGTTCCGGTCGGCCGCATCGTGTTCACCGAGGGAGCCCTGCCGGCCGTGCAGCCGGTGAACTTCGTCGTCGACGATCGCTGCGTGATCATCCGGGCGATGACCGGCTCGAAGTTGGCTGCCGCGGCGGCTGGAGCGGTGGTGGCCTTCGAGGTGGACGAGTACGACGCAACCACCGAGACCGGCTGGAGCGTGACCGCCGTCGGCCAGGCAACCGTCGTGACGAACCCGGCAGAACTCGACCGACTGTCGAAGCTGCCGTTGCGACCGTGGGCCGGACACCTGGACCACGTCATCCAGATCCGCATCGCCTTACTGCGCGGCCGCCGCCTACTTCGTACGTAGGACGGCGACCGGCTCGCGTCCGCCGACCTGAGTGGCGAGGGAAGTCCACCGCCGCTACCGCTGCGGATCGAGTTGTACGGTGCACGGCTGTTGGCCGCTTCTCCGTACCCTTGCGCCTGACTTCCCTCGCCTACCTCCATTCCAGCTCTCCGCCGCGGCGCGGATCAGGGCCGAAGGTCACTGCTTCGGAGGACTCACGGCGGCCGTGGCCCTGGCCCGCGCGATCAGGGCCGAAGGTCTGGCCGGGGGAGTCCTAAGCCTCTGATCGCCGGCGGCGGAGCGGCAGACGGTGGGTGTGTAGACATCGACTGTTGGGAGACGACGATGAGGTACCACGACGACTGGGGCTGGGGCTGGATGATGGTGGTGATGCCGTTGCTGTGGATCGCGCTGACGGCGGTGATCGTGTGGGCGGTGCTCCAGGTCGTCCACCGGCCGACGGGATCGGCACCGACCCTGCCAGGTCGCGAAACGCCGCAGGAGATCCTGGACCGGCGCTTCGCGTCCGGTGAGATCGACGCCGATACCTACACCAAGGCGAAGGCCCACCTCAGCGGCCGAGACGTGCGCACGCCGTGACAGCGGCGGCAGCACGGACGTGCGGCCGGGGTGGTCCAGCGGACCACCCCGGCCACGTGCGTCACCTCAGCCCTTGTCGACCGAGATGTGCTTCGCCGTCGGCAGCTTCTCCGGCGCGATCGGCGCCTTGATCTCCAGGATGCCGTCGCGGTACGACGCGTTCACGTCGTCCTCGACTGTGCCGGCCGGCAGCCGCAGCGTGCGGGTGAAGGTGCCGTAGTGGAACTCCGAGCGTCCACTCTCCTTCTTCTCCTCACGCCGTTCCGCCTTGACGGTCAACAGGCCGTCCTCGATCGAGATGTCGACGTCCTTGTCCGGGTCGATCCCCGGCAACTCCGCCCGCAGTACGTAGTGCCCGTCCTGGTCGAACTCCTCGACCCGGATCATCTGCGCACCGGTGAACGAACGGAAGGCCGGGAACGTGGGGAACTCGGTCTCCATCCAGTCGAACAGGTCCGCGAACGTGCCGCGCTCGCGCTTTGCCAGTGTGGTCATCGACCACCGCCTCCTTTTCTCCTCACCTCCAGTCCACCTCGGCCACCACCCCCACCACAGGGCCCATCGGCCACCCTGCCGGTGACCAAAGGCCGTAGCGGGAGCCGCTCCGCGCCGGTCGCCGCAGCGAGGGCCCGAGCGGCTCAGGCGGGTGCGAACCTGCCGGGAGCGACCGTCGGTCAGTGCACGCTGACGAGTTCGGAGGGGACGGGGAGATCGTCGAGGTTGTTGACGACAGTGGTCGCGCCGGCCGCCTGGAGGTCCTGCGGATGGCCGGTGAGATCCAGCCCGATGGTGAGGCCGAAGCCGCCGGCGCGGCTTGCGGCGATGCCTGCCGGTGAGCTTTCGACGACGACGGTCCGTCGTGGCCGGACGCCGAGGCGGCGCGCCGCGAGCAGGTAGCCCGCTGGATCGGGTGGGCCGGGCAGGCGCAGATCGGTCCAGGTGACCCGGTCGATCCGGATCTGGAACGTGTCCGCGAGTCCCGCGGCTTCGAGGAGCCCGGCGCAGTCGCGGTCGGCCGAAATCACCGCGCGATCCACTTGGCCGGCGTCCAGCCGCTCGATCAGCCGCCGGGTCGCCGCGGTGTCACTGACGACGCAGTCCAGCCCGAAGACGACCGCGTCGTACCGCTCGGGATCGATCGACAGCTCGTCCGCGGCGTGCTTGCCGGCGTTGCGCCGGGCCAGTACGACGGCCGCCACGACCAGCAGGCCACCTCCGAACACCAAGGCGAGCGGAGCTGCGGCGCGACCGGAGAACCAGGTGGTCACGGCGACCGGCAGGATCTGTACCAGCCCGATCGCGCCGACGATCACCACGACGATCTCGCGCCAGAGCACCCCGGCGCAGATGAGTCCGATGGTCGTCACCAGCGAGAAGACGATCGCAGCGTCCTCGGGCATCGTGAACATCGCGCCGAACACCAGGCCGGCGGCGGCGATCCCTTGGGTCAGGCGCTTGGCGGCGAACAGCCCAGCACGCCCGGCTGCCAGCCAGGCCGCTGAGACGACCCAGATTGCGATGCCGGGCCAGGCAGCGCCGTGCAGGTGAGCACCGGCGGTGCCCGCCGCGATCAAGGTGCCCACGAAGGTTGCGAACTGTTGGAGCGCGGTCGGCTTCGCTGCCCAGAGTCCGGCGGCGTACAAAGCTGTGGCCACACCGGTCAGCAACGCGGTGTCCAGCGTTGGCCAGTGCAGCGCTTCGTGACCCAGCAAGGCCCAGAAGGCGGCGCCTGCGGCCGTCGACAGGAACCACAGAATCGCCCGCAGGCGCAGGGTGACAGCGTCGGCTCGCGCCGGAATCAGTTGGCCGGCAGCAAGGAGAGCCAGCGCGGTCGTGGCCACGATGACCAGCCGCGTGACGGTTCCGAGGTCGGGCCAGTACTGCGCCATGACCAGCATCGCGCCGACCAGCACCACCACACCACCCAGATAGGCGAGTGCCTCGATCAGCACAGGGGTACGGCGAGTCGCCGGCCGCCCGGACAGTCGCGGCGGCGCTCCCGTTGATTCGCGCAACGGTCTCATGATCTGAGCGTCGCGAGATCTCCCCGGCTCGCACAGAGGCGAAAGTCCTGCCAAGGACCGCCACGTCCCAGGCGGGTTCGCTCAGCGCGTGCCGACCAGGCGCCACCAGGAAGGGTCGTCGGCAGGGGTCAGGAGATCGGGGTCGGCCAGGACCTCGTCGCGGTGGATGCCGGGGAGGACGTGGTAGTGGATGGAGCCTGGTTCACTGACGAGTTCGAGGATGCGCCAGAGGGCGCGAGCGTAGGCTTCCGCGGATTCGGCTCCGTCCCATTCGTAGAAGCCACGGTAGGTGGCGGACTCGTCGTGGGCCAGCCACAGCTTGGAGATCAGGCCTGGGAACCCGGCGAACAAGGGAGTGTTGCACCACGACTCCCACCGGAACAGCGTGTGACCGGCACCGCGCACCCCACGCAATCGGAAGGCGACCACGAGGACGCACGGATCGGCTGCGGGCGGGCGGTCGATGACAGTCTCCCGGTACACCCTGCCCTCGGTTCCGTCGGCGAACCGCAGCAACGTCCCGACGTGCTCGCGCGGTTGGTGAATGCGTCGCTGGAGCAGCAGTTGGAGTGTGGTCACCAGACAGCGGCCGACCGCGGCCAGCGCGACCTTCTTCGGCAGCGGACGTTGCTCGGTCATGGGCCCTCCTGTCAGGACGCCGGACTTCTTCCGCCAGTCATCGTCTGCCGGCGAACCGAGCCGCGGCAGGGTCGGAGGACCCGAAAATGTCCCTCGGACGTCAGGCTTGCGGGCCGAGCAGGTGCAGGTTCTTCCCGATGAGGCCGTCGACGCCGAGCCGGTGGGCGTCGCGTACGGCGTACTCGGTGTCGACCGGCCAGGTCAGGACGACGGTCGCGCTCCGCCGCAGCTCGGTGACGATCTCCGGGGTGAGCAGTCGGCGGTGGACGCACACGCCGTACGCCGGCCGGGTGCGCAGCCTGGCTCGCAACCGGCGTAACCCGCGTCGGCTGCCGGCCGACAGCACGAGCCGCACGTGTTCCAAGTCGCGAAAAGCGTCGAGCATCCACCAGTGTTGCGTGCACACGGTGACCACGGCGTCCGGCATGACGTGGCGCAACAGCGTCGCCAGCCTGCCCGCAAGACGAGGATGGATTCCCTTCAGATCGAGCAGCAACCGGTGATCGCCGTCGAGTGCCGCCAGCAGCTCGTGAGCTTCGAGGAGCGGGGCGTCCCGGCGGCGGAGCAGCTCGCCGCGCTCCCACAACCACCACGGGCCGAGCGACTTGTGATGCCGTACCTCGAGACGCCCCCGGTAGGCGTGCACATCGGCTTCGACCAGGTCCGCGCCGGCTTCGAGCGCGGATCGCAGCGTGCCGAGCTCGTTACCGGCTCGGTGCGCCACCACGATTCGCCGAGTCACGGCGAGCTCGCCGCCGGTTCGGTGAACCAGCCACGCCAGCGGAGGAAGAAGCAGCTGCCGCCGAACAGCACCGCGGGAACCCAATAGAGCAAGGCAGTCAGCGCCACCGCCCCGAAGGCGTCGGTCCAGGAGACCCCGATCGATGCCAGGCCTGCGACCAGCGCACCTTCACGTGGGCTTGCACCATGGACGCCGGGCAGCACGCCGGCGATCTGACTGGCACCGAACACAGCGACCAACTGGAAGGCCGACACGGAGTCGCCGACGGCGTGGATCGCACCGATCAGCAGCCCGAGAATCGTTGCCTGGTAGCCGATCGACAGCACGACGCCGACCGCGAACACCCGCGGTGACGGCCACGGCCAGCGACCGGCCAGGTCGGGACGCCGCCGCCGTACGACGAGGGCCACGGCGAGCACCACGGCCGCGAGGCCGAGTGCGACGACCAGCACGCTCCACGGCAGAGCCACTCCGCAGACGGCCACAGCGACGATCAGTCCGACCGCACCGACGAACCGGTCCAGAGCGACCCCGGCGACCGCAGCCGAGCGTCGTGCGCCGGTGGTCTCCAACCGGTGCACCCGCCACAGGTCGGCGCCCGCGTGCCACGGTGAGATCAGGCCGAGGATCTCGCTTTCCGCGTAGGCCCGCAGGTGCCATCGGCGGGTCTGGCCGCTGGTCGACACGGCGTGCCAGCGCAACGGGCACAGAACGTACTTGCCGACCGCGAACGGGATCAGGCCGATGACCGCGGGAAGCAGTGTCGGATGCGGAACGCGGTCGACGTTCCAGAGGGCCAGTCCGGCCGCGGCCACCAGCGCGGCGACCCGGACAGCGCGGCTGGCGACAATCGTGCGACCGAGCCGCAGGATGCGCGCGATCCGCCTGTCGCTGATGTGCACAACGGGCTCCTTCAGGGCTCATACCCGGCGCTCACCTCTAGCTGCCCCAGGACGCCGTGCAAAGACCATAACTGCCAGGTCCAAGCCGTGCGGCTCGTCGGCCACGGATCGGCGGTGATGTGCGACACGCCCAGTGCCCGACGGGCATCGCGAATCGGGCGCACAGGGGTGCCATTGGTCCCGCAGGCGAAGGCGGTCCGGCCCTGGGGACAGGACGGTGAGTGGACGAAAGTGGCATCACGAGCATCCGAAGGGGGAGTGAGTGATGGCGGCGCAGAGCCGGAGGACCGGGCCGCGGCTGCCACACCGCGCCTACCAGATCGCGCGGGAGGTGGCCCTGATCGCCACCGCCATCGTGTTGTACTTCGGTGTCCGGGGGCTGATCGAGACCCGGGTCGACCTCGCCTACCGCAATGCCGAGAACGTGATCGCGCTCGAACGGTCCGCCGGCGTCTTCGCCGAGCCCGCACTGCAGGCCGCGGCCGGTCAGCACGCGTGGCTGATCGACGCGGTCAGCTACTTCTACATCTACGGACACTGGCCGGTGCTGCTGACCGCTCTGCTGTGGCTGCTGATCCGGCATCGCGACGCCTACCGGACCTTCCGCAACGCGATGCTGATCTCCGGCGGGATCGGCCTGGTGATCTTCGCGCTGTTCCCGGTCGCGCCGCCGCGCTTCCTGGTCGGTTACGGCTTCATCGACACGGTCACCCAGCAGACCTCGGCGTACCGGGTTCTGCAGCCGCCGGCGTTCGTCAACCAGTACGCCGCCGTGCCGAGCCTGCATTTCGGCTGGAACCTGCTGATGGGGATCGCGATCGCCGGTCTGGCCGGTCACTGGTTGCTGCGGTTGTTCGGCTGGCTGATGCCGGCGGCGATGCTCGCCTCGATCGTGCTGACCGCGAACCACTACCTCTTCGACGGCCTGGTCGGCGGCGTGATCGCCCTTCTCGGCCTGCTCATCGCCTCCCGGCTGGCCAAGAACCAGGCCCACCGGCCATCAGCGGCCACCGGCGCGTCCGGCGAGCGCCCGGACAATGGGCGCCCGGCCAATGAGCGCCCGACCGTTGAGCGCCCGGACAATGGGCGACCCGACATCGAGCGCCCGGACAGCGAGCGCCCGACCGACGAGATTCCGGCCGGCAAGCGTCCGGTGCCGGAGCGAGGGGATCAGCCATGCGCATGAGCAAGTTCTTCGCCAGCACTCGGGCCCGGGTCGGGCTGGCGGCGGTGGCGATCGCCGCGGTCCTCCTGGGCGTCGGCTGGTACGTCGTCCGGGACGGATCGTCGACAGGGCCTTCCGGCGCACCACCCACGACGGCATCGGCTCCCGTCGACGACAGCAGCCCCGCCGGCGACGGCGCCGTGAACATGGACGGCCGAGCTCCTCTGACCGGCCTGCCCGTGACGAAGGCGCTGAATCACCCCGCCGTCACGGTGAAGGTCTCCAACACGCCGGACGCGCATCCGCAGCGCGGTCTCGGCTCCGCCGACATCGTCTTCGTCGAGCCGATCACCGGCGCTACGACGCGGCTCGCGGCGATCTTCCACTCGCAGTTGCCCCCGCAGGTCGGCCCGGTGCGCTCGCTGCGGCCGATGGATGCGCCGCTGATCAGCCCGACAAAGGGCGTCATCGCGAACACGATGGCCGACCACTGGGTGCAGCAGTACATCGACCGGGTCGCCGGTCTGGCGAACCTGGGCACCTTACGGGTCCCGAGCGGCACCTACTTCATCGACCGCACCCGCCGCGCGCCCAACCACGTCTTCGCCCAGCCGGCCCGGCTGCTCGAGCTGACCGATCGGGTCGCCCCGCCACCGCCGTACTTCAGCTATGCCGGGGACGTCGCCCACTCCTCGCCGCTGAGCAGCGGGCGGACGGCGACGTCGGTGACCGTCGGGTACGGCGGTTCGGCGACGGCGACCTGGCGGTACGACGGTGCTTCCGGCCGCTGGTTGCGCGCGGAGAAGTGGGCGGCGCACCGCCTCGAGGACGGGAACCAGGTCTCCGCGCAGAATGTCATCGTCCTGCACGCCCAGCGCGACCTGAGTTTCCCCCAGGCCAAGTCGTCGATGACGATCCTCGACCTCACCGACGCGTCCGGATCGCTCCAGCTGTTCACCGGCGGCAAGGTGGTCGACGGCCACTGGACGAAGGCCGGCGTTGACCGGCCCTTCACCTTCACCACCACGACCGGCAAGGCCTTGCTGCTCGCGCCCGGCACGACCTGGGTCGAATGCGCCCTGCCAGGCATGCCCATCCAGACGGCCGCGAGCTGAGAACCCGCGCAAACGAGGGCCGGCTCATGAGGTACGACGGCGCGGGGCGGCACCCGCTCTGCCGGCGCTGGAGAAGGCGATGGCGACGCCGAGGATGAAGCCCGAGTCGTACCAGTTGCCGTTGTTGTGCACGTCGTAGATGCTCACGTCGTCGGTGAAGAGGGACACGATGAACGTGATCGGGCTGATCGCGCCGTGCCAGAGTCCGAGCCAGAAGCCGGCGATGCGGGGGGCATCGATCTGGGCCACGTTGTTGGGACCGGCCGCGCAGGCCGTCACGACGAGGAGACCGGCGACGGCGAGGACGAGGAAGATGCGGTGTCTGGTGGTCATACCTTCAGGTTCGCGACCCAGCCGTGGTTGCACTGCTGACTTAGGTCCCGGGTGGTGCAGTCGTCGGTCAGGTTCTTCGGGCCTGGATGACGTTCCGGCGTGGTAGACATCGCGGGTGCCTGAGGGCGCGGAATGGCCGGTGCGGTCGAGGACCGCAGGACTGGGAGGTTGTCGGATGGGTGTGAAGGAACTCCGGTTGGTGGTCACGGCGACGGACTACGACGAGGCGGTCGCGTTCTACCGCGACGTACTGGGGCTGGCCGAGCGTGAGTCGTACTCGTCCGAGGACGGCCGGGTGATGATCCTGGAGGCCGGTCGCGCGACGCTGGAGATCGCCGACCCGAACCAGGCGGACTTCATCGACAAGGTCGAGGTCGGACGGCGGGTGGCGGGCAAGTTTCGCGTCGCGCTGGAGGTCGACGACTCCGCCGCCGTCACCGCCCAGCTCGCCGGGGCAGGTGCCAGCGTGATCGCCGAGCCCACCCGAACGCCCTGGAACTCCCTCAACGCCCGCCTCGAAACCCCCGGCGGCATCCAGCTCACGCTCTTCACCGAACTCGGTGACGAAGAGCCGGCTTAGCGCACCACGAAGTTGCCGTGGGCCTCGGATCAGCCCGGTTCGCCGTGGAGTTTGCGGCGGGTGATGACGACGAGGTCGACGGCGGCTACCACGGCCAGCAGGGCCGCGACGAGGATCAGGGGCAGCGGCAGGTCGAGCAGGGCGAAGACGATTGCCGCGGCGGCACAGACGAGCAGGCCGAAGGTCGCGAGGATCAGGCGCAGCGTCAACGCGCTGCGCGGGGGAGGCGGTACGCCGTACTGGTTGGTCACGGCCGCCCAACGCTCGTCATGCCGCATCCGGTACCCCGGCGGCGCGCCGCCACGCGCGCGGGGTTTCCGCCCCGCCACGCGCGCGGGGTTTCCGCCCCGGCCCGTCGGGCACCCGACAGCCGACAAGAAGGAGATTCGGGATGATCACCTGTGTGGTCGAGTACGTCATCGATCCGGCGAAGATCGAGGCGTTCGAGGAGTTCGGCCGGCGCTGGATCGAACTGGTCGACCGGCACGGCGGCACCCATCACGGCTACTACCTGCCGTCCGAAGGCGCGAGCGACCGGGCCCTGGCCTTGTTCAGCTTCCCGAGCCTGGCGGAGTACGAGCAGTACCGCGCGCTCTTCGGCGTCGATCCCGATTTCGTCGCCGCGGACAAGATCCGGGACGAGAGCGGCTGTGTACTGCGTTACGACCGCACGTTCATGCGT
The Kribbella voronezhensis DNA segment above includes these coding regions:
- a CDS encoding HAD family hydrolase → MRPLRESTGAPPRLSGRPATRRTPVLIEALAYLGGVVVLVGAMLVMAQYWPDLGTVTRLVIVATTALALLAAGQLIPARADAVTLRLRAILWFLSTAAGAAFWALLGHEALHWPTLDTALLTGVATALYAAGLWAAKPTALQQFATFVGTLIAAGTAGAHLHGAAWPGIAIWVVSAAWLAAGRAGLFAAKRLTQGIAAAGLVFGAMFTMPEDAAIVFSLVTTIGLICAGVLWREIVVVIVGAIGLVQILPVAVTTWFSGRAAAPLALVFGGGLLVVAAVVLARRNAGKHAADELSIDPERYDAVVFGLDCVVSDTAATRRLIERLDAGQVDRAVISADRDCAGLLEAAGLADTFQIRIDRVTWTDLRLPGPPDPAGYLLAARRLGVRPRRTVVVESSPAGIAASRAGGFGLTIGLDLTGHPQDLQAAGATTVVNNLDDLPVPSELVSVH
- a CDS encoding VOC family protein, producing the protein MGVKELRLVVTATDYDEAVAFYRDVLGLAERESYSSEDGRVMILEAGRATLEIADPNQADFIDKVEVGRRVAGKFRVALEVDDSAAVTAQLAGAGASVIAEPTRTPWNSLNARLETPGGIQLTLFTELGDEEPA
- a CDS encoding phosphatase PAP2 family protein, with the translated sequence MAAQSRRTGPRLPHRAYQIAREVALIATAIVLYFGVRGLIETRVDLAYRNAENVIALERSAGVFAEPALQAAAGQHAWLIDAVSYFYIYGHWPVLLTALLWLLIRHRDAYRTFRNAMLISGGIGLVIFALFPVAPPRFLVGYGFIDTVTQQTSAYRVLQPPAFVNQYAAVPSLHFGWNLLMGIAIAGLAGHWLLRLFGWLMPAAMLASIVLTANHYLFDGLVGGVIALLGLLIASRLAKNQAHRPSAATGASGERPDNGRPANERPTVERPDNGRPDIERPDSERPTDEIPAGKRPVPERGDQPCA
- a CDS encoding DUF3048 domain-containing protein — translated: MRMSKFFASTRARVGLAAVAIAAVLLGVGWYVVRDGSSTGPSGAPPTTASAPVDDSSPAGDGAVNMDGRAPLTGLPVTKALNHPAVTVKVSNTPDAHPQRGLGSADIVFVEPITGATTRLAAIFHSQLPPQVGPVRSLRPMDAPLISPTKGVIANTMADHWVQQYIDRVAGLANLGTLRVPSGTYFIDRTRRAPNHVFAQPARLLELTDRVAPPPPYFSYAGDVAHSSPLSSGRTATSVTVGYGGSATATWRYDGASGRWLRAEKWAAHRLEDGNQVSAQNVIVLHAQRDLSFPQAKSSMTILDLTDASGSLQLFTGGKVVDGHWTKAGVDRPFTFTTTTGKALLLAPGTTWVECALPGMPIQTAAS
- a CDS encoding lysylphosphatidylglycerol synthase domain-containing protein — protein: MHISDRRIARILRLGRTIVASRAVRVAALVAAAGLALWNVDRVPHPTLLPAVIGLIPFAVGKYVLCPLRWHAVSTSGQTRRWHLRAYAESEILGLISPWHAGADLWRVHRLETTGARRSAAVAGVALDRFVGAVGLIVAVAVCGVALPWSVLVVALGLAAVVLAVALVVRRRRPDLAGRWPWPSPRVFAVGVVLSIGYQATILGLLIGAIHAVGDSVSAFQLVAVFGASQIAGVLPGVHGASPREGALVAGLASIGVSWTDAFGAVALTALLYWVPAVLFGGSCFFLRWRGWFTEPAASSP
- a CDS encoding glycerophosphodiester phosphodiesterase, translating into MTRRIVVAHRAGNELGTLRSALEAGADLVEADVHAYRGRLEVRHHKSLGPWWLWERGELLRRRDAPLLEAHELLAALDGDHRLLLDLKGIHPRLAGRLATLLRHVMPDAVVTVCTQHWWMLDAFRDLEHVRLVLSAGSRRGLRRLRARLRTRPAYGVCVHRRLLTPEIVTELRRSATVVLTWPVDTEYAVRDAHRLGVDGLIGKNLHLLGPQA
- a CDS encoding DUF6343 family protein, yielding MRHDERWAAVTNQYGVPPPPRSALTLRLILATFGLLVCAAAAIVFALLDLPLPLILVAALLAVVAAVDLVVITRRKLHGEPG
- a CDS encoding NIPSNAP family protein, encoding MITCVVEYVIDPAKIEAFEEFGRRWIELVDRHGGTHHGYYLPSEGASDRALALFSFPSLAEYEQYRALFGVDPDFVAADKIRDESGCVLRYDRTFMRPLT